In Paracoccaceae bacterium Fryx2, a single genomic region encodes these proteins:
- a CDS encoding site-specific DNA-methyltransferase → MATKTRPAEAATLPLNQILAGDCIEVMNGLPEGSVDLIFADPPYNLQLRGDLHRPDNSKVDAVNDHWDQFASFAAYDRFTRDWLAAARRLLKPNGAIWVIGSYHNIFRVGAALQDQGYWILNDVVWRKSNPMPNFKGKRLTNAHETLIWASRDEAAKYTFNYEALKALNEGVQMRSDWVLPICTGHERIKDAAGDKAHPTQKPESLLHRVMVASTNPGDVVLDPFFGTGTTGAVAKMLGRDFIGIEREEAYRRVAAERMERVRRFDASALEITGSKRAEPRVPFGQVVERGMLRPGEELFSPRGGIAKVRADGTLVGTEVKGSIHQVGAHLEGAPSCNGWTYWHFKRDGKLIPIDILRQQIRAEMEADQAGLPH, encoded by the coding sequence ATGGCGACCAAGACCAGACCGGCAGAAGCGGCAACGCTTCCGCTGAACCAGATCCTTGCGGGCGACTGCATCGAGGTGATGAACGGCCTGCCCGAAGGCAGCGTCGATCTGATCTTCGCAGACCCGCCCTACAACCTGCAACTGCGGGGCGACCTGCATCGCCCCGACAACAGCAAGGTCGATGCGGTCAACGACCACTGGGACCAGTTCGCCAGTTTCGCCGCCTATGACCGCTTCACCCGCGACTGGCTGGCCGCCGCACGGCGCCTGCTGAAGCCCAACGGGGCGATCTGGGTGATCGGCAGCTATCACAACATCTTCCGCGTCGGCGCGGCCTTGCAGGATCAGGGCTACTGGATCCTGAACGACGTGGTGTGGCGCAAGTCGAACCCGATGCCGAACTTCAAGGGCAAGCGGCTGACTAACGCGCATGAAACCCTGATCTGGGCCAGCCGCGACGAGGCGGCGAAATACACCTTCAACTACGAGGCGCTGAAGGCGCTGAACGAAGGCGTGCAGATGCGGTCCGACTGGGTGCTGCCGATCTGCACCGGGCACGAGCGCATCAAGGATGCGGCGGGCGACAAGGCGCATCCGACGCAGAAACCCGAAAGCCTGCTGCACCGCGTGATGGTGGCCAGCACCAACCCCGGCGACGTGGTGCTCGACCCGTTCTTCGGCACCGGCACGACAGGGGCGGTGGCCAAGATGCTGGGCCGCGACTTCATCGGGATCGAGCGCGAGGAGGCCTATCGCCGCGTCGCCGCCGAACGGATGGAGAGGGTGCGCCGCTTCGACGCATCGGCGCTGGAAATCACCGGCTCGAAGCGCGCCGAGCCGCGCGTGCCCTTCGGGCAGGTGGTCGAACGCGGCATGTTGCGCCCGGGCGAGGAACTGTTTTCGCCGCGCGGGGGCATTGCCAAGGTGCGCGCCGACGGCACGCTGGTCGGCACCGAGGTGAAGGGCTCGATCCATCAGGTCGGCGCGCATCTGGAAGGCGCGCCAAGCTGCAACGGCTGGACCTACTGGCACTTCAAGCGCGACGGCAAGCTGATTCCCATCGACATCCTGCGCCAGCAGATCCGTGCCGAGATGGAGGCCGATCAGGCCGGCCTGCCGCACTGA
- a CDS encoding ribonuclease HII, whose protein sequence is MSSHPDPAPDPAPDFAHEAAALAGGAVFVIGVDEAGRGPLAGPVTAAAVRLFPGSIPPGLNDSKKLSARQREALFDLIMSQAQTCIAHASVAEIDALNILRASHLAMERAVAGLPCVADHALIDGHLIPRGLTCRASALVKGDARCVSIAAASILAKVARDRIMVDLAQQHPGYGWAQNAGYPTKAHLAALQDLGVTPHHRRSFRPVHNILYQEDH, encoded by the coding sequence ATGTCATCGCACCCCGACCCAGCCCCCGACCCAGCCCCCGACTTTGCCCATGAAGCCGCCGCCCTTGCCGGGGGGGCGGTTTTTGTCATCGGTGTCGACGAGGCCGGGCGCGGGCCGCTGGCCGGGCCGGTGACGGCTGCCGCCGTGCGGCTGTTTCCCGGAAGCATTCCGCCCGGGCTGAACGACAGCAAGAAACTGAGCGCCCGCCAGCGCGAAGCGCTGTTCGACCTGATCATGTCGCAGGCCCAGACCTGCATCGCCCATGCCTCGGTTGCCGAAATCGACGCGCTGAACATCCTGCGCGCCAGCCATCTGGCGATGGAGCGGGCGGTGGCGGGCCTGCCCTGCGTTGCCGACCATGCGCTGATCGACGGCCATCTGATCCCGCGCGGGCTGACCTGCCGGGCAAGCGCGCTTGTAAAGGGTGACGCACGGTGTGTGTCGATTGCCGCAGCCTCGATCCTGGCCAAGGTGGCGCGTGACCGGATCATGGTGGATTTGGCGCAACAGCATCCGGGTTACGGCTGGGCGCAAAACGCGGGTTATCCGACCAAAGCGCATCTGGCCGCGCTGCAAGATCTTGGGGTGACCCCACACCATAGGCGTTCGTTCCGCCCCGTCCACAACATCTTGTATCAAGAAGATCATTAA
- a CDS encoding efflux RND transporter periplasmic adaptor subunit yields the protein MRFSLPAALLTLLLPLALHAEPLAPVTVTEWKAVYGRIEARDRIPARARLGGTLVRLLVAEGDEVTAGQVLGEVVDAKIGFQLSAIDATLQSLDAQLANAQTELTRGEDLLARGVTTAQRLDALRTQVDVLNGQIAATRADRQVIEQQALEGTVLSPIAGRVLDVPVATGAVLMAGEVVASIGGGGFYLRIAVPERHAAFLEQGAPIGIETATGVATGTLARIYPLIENGRVVADVEVPDLPDAFVDARVLVRVPVATRQALLVPRDAVTTLSGLDFVETESTAGPVARAVVLGQGHDRDGRAMVEVLSGLQAGDVVIGHE from the coding sequence ATGCGATTCTCCCTCCCGGCCGCCCTGCTGACCCTGCTGCTGCCGCTTGCCCTGCACGCCGAACCCCTCGCCCCGGTGACCGTGACCGAGTGGAAGGCCGTCTATGGCCGGATCGAGGCGCGCGACCGCATTCCCGCCCGCGCCCGGCTGGGCGGCACGCTGGTGCGGCTGCTGGTGGCCGAGGGTGACGAGGTCACCGCCGGCCAGGTGCTGGGCGAGGTGGTCGATGCCAAGATCGGCTTCCAGCTTTCCGCCATCGACGCGACGCTGCAATCGCTGGATGCCCAGCTTGCCAATGCGCAGACCGAACTGACCCGCGGCGAGGATCTGCTGGCGCGCGGCGTCACCACCGCGCAGCGGCTGGATGCGCTGCGCACCCAGGTCGACGTGCTGAACGGCCAGATCGCCGCCACCCGCGCCGACCGTCAGGTGATCGAGCAGCAGGCGCTCGAAGGCACCGTGCTGTCGCCCATCGCGGGCCGCGTGCTGGATGTGCCGGTCGCAACCGGCGCCGTGCTGATGGCGGGCGAGGTGGTGGCAAGCATCGGCGGCGGCGGCTTCTATTTGCGCATCGCGGTGCCCGAACGCCACGCCGCCTTTCTGGAGCAGGGTGCGCCCATCGGGATCGAAACAGCCACGGGGGTTGCCACCGGCACGCTGGCCCGCATCTATCCGCTGATCGAGAACGGCCGCGTCGTGGCCGATGTCGAGGTGCCGGACCTTCCCGATGCCTTTGTCGATGCCCGCGTGCTGGTGCGCGTGCCGGTCGCCACGCGGCAGGCCCTGCTGGTGCCACGCGATGCCGTCACCACCCTGTCCGGTCTCGATTTCGTCGAAACCGAAAGCACGGCCGGCCCGGTGGCGCGCGCCGTCGTGCTGGGGCAGGGCCACGACCGCGACGGCCGCGCGATGGTCGAGGTTCTGTCGGGCCTGCAAGCGGGCGACGTGGTGATCGGCCATGAGTGA
- a CDS encoding efflux RND transporter permease subunit encodes MSEGPKKALGLAGGLTRAFIASALTPLFILAALAVGLVALASLPREEEPQISVPLVDIHIQAPGLRAEDAVKLITEPLEGIVKGIDGVEHIYSQTRDDSAMVTARFLVGTSSDAAILRVHDKIRANLDRIPVGIPEPLIFGRGIDDVAIVSLTLSPKPGSTGITANDLTRIARELRTEVAKTADVGLTYIVGEAPEAIRIAPDPERLALYGVTLQQLAGKVSAANRSLTTGTLRDAGDSVALIAGETLTAPAQIANLLLTTRDGRPVYVADVADVAFVADTSDLLMASVSRAEDGTILRAPAVTLAVAKRAGSNAVVVSEAILHRIEALKGSLIPDSIAVDITRNYGETANEKANELLFHLGLATVSIVALVLLAIGWRESIVVAIVIPVTILLTLFAAWIMGYTLNRVSLFALIFSIGILVDDAIVVIENIARHWGMGDKRPRAEAAIDAVAEVGNPTIVATLTVVAALLPMLFVSGLMGPYMSPIPANASAAMIFSFFVAVIITPWLMLKIAGGAKLAHGDGHGAEPGGRLGRIYTAVARPLLSSKGVSLAFLLITAVLSFGSLTALYTKDVTVKLLPFDNKSELSVVIDLPEGATVEATDRVAQEVAAVALGLPEVTLVQTHAGTAAPFNFNGLVRHSYLRAEPQLGEVQITLAPKAERDRASHDIALDLRLALNALDLPPGTSLKTVEPPPGPPVLATLLAEIYGPDAETRRAAAAKVRQAFEAVPFIVDVDDSFGTQPRRLRATVSTDDLEFFSVEESDVFDTIEILNGGRTVGYSHRGDGRHPIPIRIERPKGDRVMDERFLSTPIPANVLPGARGVVELGDVIRVAEERASYPVFRRNGRDAEMVMAELAGDFEAPLYGMLAVEAELDKMEWEPGTKPVISLNGQPEDETVTTLLWDGEWEVTFVTFRDMGAAFGVALLGIYILVVAQFGSFRLPLVILTPIPLTFLGIVFGHWLFGAPFSATSMIGFIALAGIIVRNSILLVDFIRHADPARPPLDVLIEAGAIRFKPILLTAIAAMIGAVVILADPIFQGLAISLLFGLLSSTLLTVLVIPAIYRVFKT; translated from the coding sequence ATGAGTGAAGGACCGAAGAAGGCCCTTGGCCTCGCGGGCGGCCTGACCCGCGCCTTCATCGCCTCGGCGCTGACCCCGCTGTTCATTCTGGCCGCGCTGGCGGTGGGCCTCGTCGCGCTGGCCTCGCTGCCGCGCGAGGAAGAGCCGCAGATTTCCGTGCCCTTGGTCGACATCCACATCCAGGCCCCCGGCCTGCGCGCCGAGGATGCGGTGAAGCTGATCACCGAACCTCTGGAAGGCATCGTCAAGGGCATCGACGGGGTCGAGCACATCTATTCCCAGACCCGCGACGACAGCGCGATGGTCACCGCGCGCTTTCTGGTCGGCACCTCGTCCGATGCTGCGATCCTGCGGGTGCATGACAAGATCCGCGCCAACCTGGACCGGATTCCGGTCGGCATCCCCGAGCCGCTGATCTTCGGGCGCGGGATCGACGACGTCGCCATCGTTTCGCTGACCCTGTCACCGAAACCCGGCAGCACCGGCATTACCGCCAACGACCTGACCCGCATCGCCCGCGAGCTGCGCACCGAGGTTGCCAAGACCGCAGATGTCGGCCTTACCTACATCGTGGGCGAAGCACCCGAGGCGATCCGCATCGCGCCCGACCCGGAACGGCTGGCGCTCTACGGCGTGACGCTGCAACAGCTTGCGGGCAAGGTTTCGGCCGCCAACCGCTCGCTGACCACCGGCACGCTGCGCGACGCCGGCGACTCGGTCGCGCTGATTGCCGGTGAAACCCTGACGGCCCCGGCGCAGATCGCCAACCTCTTGCTGACCACGCGCGACGGGCGACCGGTCTATGTCGCAGACGTGGCCGATGTGGCTTTCGTCGCAGATACGTCCGACCTGCTGATGGCCTCGGTCTCCAGGGCCGAGGACGGCACGATTCTCCGCGCCCCCGCCGTGACGCTGGCCGTTGCCAAGCGCGCCGGGTCGAATGCCGTCGTCGTTTCCGAGGCGATCCTGCACCGGATCGAGGCGCTGAAGGGCAGCCTGATCCCCGACAGCATCGCGGTCGACATCACCCGCAATTACGGCGAAACGGCCAACGAAAAGGCCAACGAGCTGCTGTTCCACCTCGGCCTTGCCACCGTGTCGATCGTGGCACTGGTGCTGCTGGCAATCGGCTGGCGCGAAAGCATCGTGGTGGCCATCGTCATCCCGGTGACGATCCTGCTGACGCTGTTTGCCGCCTGGATCATGGGCTACACCCTGAACCGCGTCAGCCTGTTCGCGCTGATCTTTTCCATCGGCATCCTGGTCGATGATGCCATCGTGGTGATCGAGAACATCGCGCGGCACTGGGGCATGGGCGACAAGCGCCCCCGCGCCGAGGCGGCAATCGACGCCGTGGCCGAGGTCGGCAACCCGACCATAGTCGCCACGCTGACCGTGGTCGCGGCGCTGTTGCCGATGCTGTTCGTCTCGGGCCTGATGGGCCCCTACATGAGCCCGATCCCGGCCAACGCCTCTGCCGCGATGATCTTCTCGTTCTTCGTGGCGGTGATCATCACGCCCTGGCTGATGCTGAAGATCGCGGGCGGCGCCAAGCTGGCACATGGCGACGGCCACGGCGCTGAACCGGGCGGCCGTCTGGGGCGGATCTACACCGCCGTGGCGCGGCCGCTGCTTTCCAGCAAGGGCGTCAGCCTCGCGTTCCTCCTGATCACGGCGGTGCTGTCGTTCGGGTCGCTGACGGCGCTTTATACCAAGGATGTCACGGTCAAGCTCTTGCCGTTCGACAACAAGTCGGAACTCTCGGTGGTGATCGACCTGCCCGAAGGCGCCACGGTCGAGGCGACCGACCGTGTCGCGCAGGAGGTGGCCGCCGTGGCGCTGGGCCTGCCGGAGGTCACGCTGGTGCAGACCCATGCGGGCACCGCCGCCCCCTTCAACTTCAACGGGCTGGTACGCCATTCCTACCTGCGGGCAGAGCCGCAACTGGGCGAGGTGCAGATCACCCTCGCGCCGAAGGCCGAGCGTGACCGCGCGAGCCATGACATCGCGCTCGACCTGCGTCTGGCACTGAACGCGCTTGACCTGCCGCCGGGCACCAGCCTGAAAACCGTCGAGCCGCCACCCGGCCCGCCGGTGCTGGCCACCCTGCTGGCCGAGATCTACGGCCCCGACGCCGAAACCCGGCGCGCGGCGGCGGCGAAGGTGCGGCAGGCGTTCGAGGCGGTGCCGTTCATCGTCGATGTCGATGACAGTTTCGGCACCCAGCCCCGCCGCCTGCGCGCCACCGTCTCGACCGACGATCTGGAATTCTTCTCGGTCGAGGAATCCGACGTGTTCGACACCATCGAGATCCTGAACGGTGGCCGGACGGTCGGCTATTCGCACCGCGGCGACGGGCGCCACCCGATCCCGATCCGGATCGAGCGGCCCAAGGGCGACCGGGTGATGGACGAACGCTTCCTCTCCACTCCCATTCCGGCCAACGTGCTGCCCGGCGCGCGCGGCGTGGTGGAACTGGGCGACGTGATCCGCGTGGCGGAAGAGCGCGCCTCCTACCCGGTGTTCCGCCGCAATGGCCGCGACGCCGAAATGGTCATGGCAGAGTTGGCGGGCGATTTCGAGGCGCCGCTTTACGGGATGCTGGCGGTCGAGGCCGAACTAGACAAGATGGAGTGGGAACCCGGCACCAAGCCGGTGATCAGCCTGAACGGCCAGCCCGAGGATGAAACGGTCACCACCCTGCTGTGGGATGGCGAATGGGAGGTGACGTTTGTCACCTTCCGCGACATGGGGGCGGCCTTCGGCGTGGCGCTCTTGGGAATCTACATCCTGGTGGTGGCGCAGTTCGGCTCGTTCCGCCTGCCGCTGGTGATCCTGACGCCGATCCCGCTGACCTTCCTTGGCATCGTGTTCGGCCACTGGCTGTTCGGAGCGCCTTTCTCGGCCACCTCGATGATCGGCTTCATCGCGCTGGCGGGAATAATCGTGCGCAACTCGATCCTGCTGGTCGATTTCATCCGGCACGCCGACCCGGCCCGCCCGCCGCTTGACGTGCTGATCGAGGCCGGGGCGATCCGGTTCAAGCCGATCCTGCTGACGGCGATTGCCGCGATGATCGGGGCGGTGGTGATCCTGGCCGACCCGATCTTCCAGGGGCTGGCGATCTCGCTGCTGTTCGGGCTGCTGAGTTCCACGCTGCTGACCGTGCTGGTGATCCCGGCGATCTACCGCGTGTTCAAGACCTGA
- the rlmN gene encoding 23S rRNA (adenine(2503)-C(2))-methyltransferase RlmN, which yields MAPDAPITQDVLTIPRKLSEGGPVNIVGLTRDQLHAALIAAGTPERQAKMRVGQIWQWVYHWGIRDFAGMTNLAKDFRALLAENFVITLPEVVTRQISADGTRKYLVRIAGGHEVETVYIPEENRGTLCISSQVGCTLTCSFCHTGTQKLVRNLTASEIVGQVMLARDDLGEWPVQGAPKDETRLISNVVLMGMGEPLYNFDNVRDAMKIVMDNEGIALGRRRITLSTSGVVPEIARTAREIGCLLAVSFHATTDEVRDRLVPINKKWNIAALLDALRDYPGLTNSERITFEYVMLDGVNDSKEDAHRLVELIRGIPAKINLIPFNEWPGAPYKRSSGNRIHAFADIIYNAGYASPIRTPRGEDIMAACGQLKSATERGRKSRADVAAEAQVLNTR from the coding sequence ATGGCCCCCGATGCCCCGATCACGCAAGACGTGCTGACGATACCGCGCAAGCTGTCCGAGGGCGGCCCGGTGAACATCGTCGGGCTGACGCGCGACCAGTTGCACGCCGCCCTGATCGCGGCAGGCACGCCGGAGCGGCAGGCGAAGATGCGGGTCGGGCAGATCTGGCAATGGGTCTACCACTGGGGCATCCGCGATTTCGCGGGCATGACCAACCTTGCCAAGGACTTCCGCGCGCTGCTGGCCGAGAACTTCGTGATCACGCTGCCCGAGGTCGTGACACGGCAGATCAGCGCCGACGGCACCCGCAAGTATCTGGTGCGCATCGCGGGCGGGCACGAGGTCGAGACCGTCTACATCCCCGAGGAAAACCGTGGCACCCTGTGCATTTCAAGCCAGGTCGGCTGCACGCTGACCTGTTCCTTCTGCCACACCGGCACGCAGAAGCTGGTGCGCAACCTGACGGCGAGCGAGATTGTCGGGCAGGTGATGCTGGCGCGCGACGATCTGGGCGAATGGCCGGTGCAGGGCGCGCCCAAGGATGAAACCCGGCTGATCAGCAACGTGGTGCTGATGGGCATGGGCGAGCCGCTTTACAATTTCGACAACGTGCGCGACGCGATGAAGATCGTGATGGACAACGAGGGCATCGCCCTTGGGCGCCGGCGCATCACCCTGTCGACCTCGGGCGTGGTGCCGGAAATTGCCCGCACCGCGCGGGAAATCGGCTGCCTGCTGGCCGTCAGCTTCCACGCCACCACTGATGAGGTGCGCGACAGGCTGGTGCCGATCAACAAGAAATGGAACATCGCGGCGTTGCTGGATGCGCTGCGCGACTACCCCGGCCTGACCAACTCCGAACGCATCACCTTCGAATACGTCATGCTCGACGGGGTGAACGACAGCAAGGAAGACGCGCACCGTCTGGTGGAGCTGATCCGGGGCATCCCGGCCAAGATCAACCTGATCCCGTTCAACGAATGGCCGGGCGCGCCCTACAAGCGGTCAAGCGGCAACCGCATCCATGCCTTTGCCGACATCATCTATAACGCAGGCTATGCCAGCCCGATCCGCACCCCGCGCGGCGAGGACATCATGGCGGCCTGCGGCCAGCTGAAATCGGCCACCGAACGCGGGCGCAAGTCGCGCGCCGACGTGGCGGCAGAGGCTCAGGTCTTGAACACGCGGTAG
- the urtE gene encoding urea ABC transporter ATP-binding subunit UrtE, whose protein sequence is MLKTEGLTLHYGGSQILYGIDMEARAGEVTCIMGTNGVGKTSLLKAIAGAHPRSGGRVTFDGEDLPKLPPQGMARRGLGFVPQGRMIFPLLTVRENLETGFACLPRAEHVVPEDIYDLFPVLKDMGHRRGGDLSGGQQQQLAIARAMIMKPKLLLLDEPTEGIQPNIIQQIGRVIEHLRAKGDMAIILVEQYFEFAYGLADRFYVLKRGAVDLAGTKAELGREAVRGSVSV, encoded by the coding sequence ATGCTGAAAACCGAAGGTCTGACGCTGCACTACGGCGGGTCGCAAATCCTCTACGGCATCGACATGGAGGCGCGGGCGGGCGAGGTGACCTGCATCATGGGCACCAATGGCGTCGGCAAGACCAGCCTCTTGAAGGCCATCGCCGGGGCGCATCCGCGCTCGGGCGGGCGGGTGACTTTCGATGGCGAAGACCTCCCCAAACTGCCGCCGCAGGGCATGGCGCGGCGGGGCCTGGGCTTCGTGCCGCAGGGCCGGATGATCTTTCCGCTGCTGACGGTGCGCGAGAATCTGGAAACCGGCTTTGCCTGCCTGCCCCGCGCCGAGCATGTCGTGCCGGAGGATATCTATGACCTGTTCCCGGTGCTGAAAGACATGGGCCACCGCCGTGGCGGCGATCTGTCGGGCGGGCAGCAGCAGCAGCTTGCCATCGCCCGCGCCATGATCATGAAGCCCAAGCTTTTGCTGCTGGACGAGCCGACCGAGGGCATCCAGCCCAACATCATCCAGCAGATCGGCCGGGTGATCGAACACCTGCGCGCCAAGGGCGACATGGCGATCATTCTGGTCGAGCAGTATTTCGAATTCGCCTACGGCCTCGCCGACCGTTTTTATGTGCTGAAACGCGGCGCGGTCGATCTGGCGGGCACCAAGGCGGAACTGGGGCGCGAGGCGGTGCGGGGCTCGGTTTCGGTCTGA
- the urtD gene encoding urea ABC transporter ATP-binding protein UrtD: protein MTALLEVSGVSVSFDGFRAINNLSFSIGAQELRAVIGPNGAGKTTFMDIVTGKTRPDKGTVTFGERSVSLLNMSEAQIARAGVGRKFQRPTVFEDQSVADNLMMALRAARAPWRVLFWRATPADHGRVQALAEEVGLADALDRKSGELSHGQKQWLEIGMLLAQEPRLLLVDEPAAGMTLAEREHTTRLLVDMAKTRAVVVVEHDMEFVRRLNCRVTVLHEGAVLAEGSLDHVTRTPEVIDVYLGRG from the coding sequence ATGACCGCCCTGCTCGAGGTTTCGGGCGTCAGCGTCAGCTTCGACGGCTTTCGCGCCATCAACAACCTGTCCTTCAGCATCGGCGCGCAGGAATTGCGCGCGGTGATCGGGCCGAACGGCGCGGGCAAGACCACCTTCATGGATATCGTGACCGGCAAGACCCGGCCCGACAAGGGCACCGTGACCTTCGGCGAACGCTCGGTCTCGCTGCTGAACATGTCCGAGGCGCAGATCGCCCGCGCCGGGGTCGGCCGCAAGTTCCAGCGCCCGACGGTGTTCGAGGATCAGTCGGTTGCCGACAACCTGATGATGGCGCTCCGGGCGGCGCGCGCGCCGTGGCGGGTGCTGTTCTGGCGCGCCACGCCCGCAGATCACGGACGCGTGCAGGCGCTGGCCGAGGAGGTCGGTCTGGCCGACGCGCTGGACCGCAAGTCGGGCGAACTGAGCCACGGCCAGAAGCAATGGCTGGAAATCGGGATGCTGCTGGCGCAGGAACCGCGGCTGCTGCTGGTCGATGAACCCGCGGCCGGCATGACGCTGGCCGAACGCGAGCACACCACGCGGCTCTTGGTCGACATGGCAAAGACCCGCGCCGTGGTGGTGGTGGAACATGACATGGAATTCGTGCGCCGCCTGAACTGCCGGGTCACCGTGCTGCACGAAGGCGCGGTGCTGGCCGAAGGCTCGCTTGATCATGTGACCCGCACGCCGGAAGTGATCGACGTTTATCTGGGGCGGGGTTGA
- the urtC gene encoding urea ABC transporter permease subunit UrtC, translated as MTQGFLSRNPSVLVFLAILAIFTLAVTLLSEAYGVSFLSTSFIKTLGKTLCLCLIALAMDLVWGYAGILSLGHFAFFGLGGYMIGMWLMYARTEGIVVQALSGGGLPATPEEIRTGIGTQIFGVVGGSEIPAVWAFAGSLPAQLALVVLVPGVLAAVFGWLAFRSRVTGVYLSILTQAMTLALALYLFQNDSGLRGNNGLSGLQNIPGADAVGQDVLSVWFFWASALALALGYMLSAFVVSGKFGSVIRAIRDDEQRVRFLGYSVEGYKLFIFTLTAIIAAIAGALYYPQAGIINPAEMAPIASIYLAVWVAIGGRGRLYGAVVGAVFVSLLSSWFTGGRAPDLNLGFYVVKWVDWWQIVLGLSFVLVTLYAPKGLAGLVDALSGLRSPDRKGAPLGPDAGALQEKEAVE; from the coding sequence ATGACCCAAGGCTTCCTGTCCCGCAACCCCTCGGTGCTGGTCTTTCTCGCAATCCTCGCGATCTTCACCCTCGCCGTCACCCTGCTGTCCGAGGCCTATGGCGTCTCGTTCCTTTCCACCTCGTTCATCAAGACGCTGGGCAAGACGCTGTGCCTCTGCCTGATCGCGCTGGCGATGGATCTGGTCTGGGGCTACGCGGGCATCCTCAGCCTGGGCCATTTCGCCTTCTTCGGGCTGGGGGGCTACATGATCGGCATGTGGCTGATGTATGCCCGCACCGAAGGCATCGTGGTGCAGGCGCTGTCGGGCGGCGGCCTGCCCGCCACGCCGGAAGAAATCCGCACCGGCATCGGCACCCAGATCTTCGGCGTGGTCGGCGGGTCCGAGATTCCGGCGGTCTGGGCCTTTGCGGGCTCTCTGCCCGCGCAGCTGGCGCTGGTGGTGCTGGTGCCGGGGGTGCTGGCGGCGGTGTTCGGCTGGCTTGCGTTCCGCAGCCGGGTCACCGGGGTTTACCTGTCAATCCTGACGCAGGCGATGACGCTGGCGCTGGCGCTTTACCTCTTCCAGAACGACTCCGGGTTGCGCGGCAACAACGGGCTGTCGGGGCTGCAGAACATCCCCGGCGCCGATGCGGTGGGGCAGGACGTGCTGTCGGTCTGGTTCTTCTGGGCCTCGGCGCTGGCGCTGGCGCTGGGCTACATGCTCTCGGCCTTCGTCGTGTCGGGCAAGTTCGGCTCGGTGATCCGCGCCATCCGCGACGATGAACAGCGGGTGCGGTTTCTCGGCTATTCGGTCGAGGGCTACAAGCTGTTCATCTTCACCCTGACGGCGATCATCGCCGCCATCGCAGGCGCGCTTTACTACCCGCAGGCGGGCATCATCAACCCGGCGGAAATGGCGCCGATCGCCTCGATCTATCTTGCTGTCTGGGTGGCGATCGGCGGGCGCGGGCGGCTTTATGGCGCGGTGGTGGGGGCGGTGTTCGTCAGCCTGCTGTCAAGCTGGTTCACCGGGGGGCGGGCGCCCGACCTCAACCTTGGTTTCTACGTCGTGAAGTGGGTGGACTGGTGGCAGATCGTGCTCGGCCTGTCGTTCGTGCTGGTCACGCTTTACGCGCCGAAGGGGCTGGCCGGGCTGGTCGATGCGCTGTCGGGCCTGCGCAGCCCCGACCGCAAGGGCGCGCCCCTTGGTCCCGACGCCGGGGCGTTGCAGGAAAAGGAGGCCGTCGAATGA